One genomic segment of Streptomyces sp. TLI_146 includes these proteins:
- a CDS encoding sugar phosphate isomerase/epimerase: MTTAKTRIRIGSAPDSWGVWFPDDPRQVPWTRFLDEVAGAGYGWIELGPYGYLPTDPARLADETARRNLRVSAGTVFTGLHHGPAVWDTTWEHVADVAELTRATGAGHLVVIPAFWRDDKTGEVLESSTLTAAQWRDLAAQTERLAREVRERYGLRIVVHPHADTHIDSEENVARFLDATDPDLVSLCLDTGHYAYCGGDSVKLIETYGERIGYLHLKQVDPEILAQVHAEELPFGPAVARGVMCEPPAGVPALEPVLAAAQALDVDLFAIVEQDMYPCDPDRPLPIATRTRAFLRSCGA; the protein is encoded by the coding sequence CGTATCCGGATCGGCTCGGCCCCCGACTCCTGGGGCGTCTGGTTTCCCGACGACCCCCGCCAGGTCCCCTGGACCCGCTTCCTCGACGAGGTCGCCGGGGCCGGATACGGCTGGATCGAGCTCGGACCGTACGGCTATCTGCCCACCGACCCGGCGCGCCTCGCCGACGAGACCGCGCGCCGCAACCTGCGCGTCTCGGCCGGGACCGTCTTCACCGGTCTGCACCACGGCCCGGCGGTGTGGGACACGACCTGGGAGCACGTCGCGGACGTGGCCGAGCTGACCCGGGCGACCGGCGCCGGGCACCTCGTGGTCATCCCGGCGTTCTGGCGCGACGACAAGACCGGCGAGGTCCTGGAGAGCTCGACGCTCACCGCCGCCCAGTGGCGCGACCTCGCCGCCCAGACCGAGCGGCTCGCCCGCGAGGTGCGCGAGCGGTACGGACTGCGGATCGTCGTCCATCCGCACGCCGACACCCACATCGACAGCGAGGAGAACGTCGCCCGCTTCCTCGACGCCACCGACCCCGACCTGGTGAGCCTCTGCCTGGACACCGGGCACTACGCCTACTGCGGCGGCGACAGCGTCAAGCTGATCGAGACGTACGGGGAGCGGATCGGCTACCTCCACCTCAAGCAGGTGGACCCGGAGATCCTGGCCCAGGTGCACGCCGAGGAGCTGCCGTTCGGGCCCGCCGTGGCCCGGGGGGTGATGTGCGAGCCGCCCGCCGGGGTGCCCGCGCTGGAACCGGTGCTGGCCGCCGCGCAGGCGCTCGACGTCGACCTGTTCGCGATCGTGGAGCAGGACATGTACCCGTGCGACCCGGACCGCCCGCTGCCCATCGCCACCCGTACGCGCGCGTTCCTGCGCTCCTGCGGGGCGTGA
- a CDS encoding Gfo/Idh/MocA family protein, which produces MTSAPLGIAVVGTGKMGADHVRRLTTVIGGARVAAVADVDAERAKAVAGPIDGCAAHTDPAAAMAAPGVDAVLIAASGPAHEPALLEAFRRGLPVLCEKPLTPDPGGALRVLEAETRLGRRLVQVGFMRRYDAEYVRLKALLDEGGLGRPLFLHCRHRNASSPSFFTTEMLIRDSVVHEVDAARWLLGQELTAVQVLRPRPSSYAPEGLGDPQLVLFETAGGAVVDVEIFVNCGFGYEVRCEAVCERGAASTGAGTGPVVRSGGRWGGEIPQDFTTRFADAYDREVQAWVDATRQGRVEGPSTWDGYMAAVVCEAGVRAQRSGERVAVEPAVGRPGLYA; this is translated from the coding sequence ATGACCTCCGCACCGCTCGGGATCGCCGTCGTCGGCACCGGCAAGATGGGCGCCGACCACGTCCGCCGCCTCACCACCGTGATCGGCGGGGCCCGGGTCGCGGCCGTCGCCGACGTCGACGCGGAGCGCGCCAAGGCCGTCGCGGGCCCGATCGACGGCTGCGCCGCCCACACCGACCCGGCGGCCGCGATGGCCGCGCCGGGCGTCGACGCGGTCCTGATCGCCGCCTCGGGCCCGGCCCACGAGCCCGCGCTCCTGGAGGCGTTCCGGCGCGGCCTGCCGGTCCTGTGCGAGAAGCCGCTCACCCCGGACCCGGGCGGGGCCCTGCGGGTCCTGGAGGCGGAGACCCGGCTCGGCCGCCGCCTGGTGCAGGTGGGGTTCATGCGGCGGTACGACGCGGAGTACGTACGGCTCAAGGCGCTGCTCGACGAGGGGGGGCTCGGGCGCCCGCTGTTCCTGCACTGCCGCCACCGCAACGCCTCCTCCCCCTCGTTCTTCACCACCGAGATGCTGATCCGCGACTCCGTGGTCCACGAGGTCGACGCGGCCCGCTGGCTGCTCGGCCAGGAGCTCACCGCCGTCCAGGTGCTCCGCCCGCGCCCGTCCTCGTACGCCCCGGAGGGCCTGGGCGACCCGCAGCTCGTGCTGTTCGAGACGGCCGGCGGCGCGGTCGTCGACGTCGAGATCTTCGTCAACTGCGGCTTCGGGTACGAGGTGCGCTGCGAGGCCGTCTGCGAGCGCGGCGCCGCCTCGACCGGCGCCGGGACCGGTCCGGTGGTCCGCTCCGGCGGGCGCTGGGGCGGCGAGATCCCGCAGGACTTCACGACCCGTTTCGCCGACGCGTACGACCGCGAGGTGCAGGCGTGGGTGGACGCCACCCGGCAGGGCCGTGTCGAGGGCCCGAGCACCTGGGACGGCTATATGGCGGCCGTGGTCTGCGAGGCGGGCGTACGGGCCCAGCGCTCGGGCGAGCGGGTGGCCGTGGAGCCGGCGGTGGGACGGCCGGGCCTGTACGCGTAA